The Williamsia sp. DF01-3 genome has a window encoding:
- a CDS encoding amidohydrolase family protein: MPLRDHMQLISTDDHLVEPPNLWVDRLPAKYAELGPHIVEKVLHEGNPPAQVWRYDGTEHPNIGLNAVAGKRPQEYGAEPIRFDDMLPGCYQAAPRIRDMDVDGVEAALCFPSFPRFAGTRFAGAKDKDLALLCVQAWNDFQTDEWAAAGPERIIPMNILPLWDTDACVAEIHRTAAKGARAISFPENPVPLGLPSFYTDHWDKVFSAAEETSMPLCMHFGSSGNPPFTSKEAPMAVMIALFGCNSMYATADLVFSPVFHRHPNLKIAMSEGGIGWIPYMLERLDETWERHRWYQNISHDARPSDLFRKHIYGCFISDHGGIKNRHEVGIDNITWECDYPHSDSNWPNSRKVVEEMMLEVPDEEVHKMVELNARKLFNFPRVQ; this comes from the coding sequence ATGCCGCTACGCGACCACATGCAGCTGATTTCCACCGATGATCATCTGGTGGAGCCGCCGAATCTGTGGGTGGACCGATTGCCGGCAAAATACGCGGAACTCGGTCCGCACATCGTGGAAAAAGTTCTGCACGAGGGAAACCCGCCGGCGCAGGTCTGGCGTTACGACGGGACTGAACACCCGAACATCGGCTTGAACGCCGTCGCAGGTAAGCGACCTCAGGAATACGGGGCCGAACCGATAAGATTCGATGACATGTTGCCGGGCTGCTACCAGGCTGCGCCACGAATTCGGGATATGGATGTCGACGGTGTCGAGGCGGCACTGTGTTTCCCGTCCTTTCCGAGATTTGCCGGCACGCGGTTCGCCGGGGCCAAGGACAAGGACCTGGCGTTGCTTTGTGTCCAGGCGTGGAACGATTTTCAGACCGACGAATGGGCGGCAGCCGGTCCGGAGCGGATCATCCCCATGAACATCCTGCCTCTTTGGGATACTGACGCATGCGTCGCCGAGATCCATCGCACCGCGGCGAAGGGAGCTCGAGCGATCAGCTTCCCGGAAAACCCTGTGCCGCTAGGGTTGCCGTCCTTCTATACTGACCATTGGGACAAGGTGTTCAGTGCGGCCGAAGAGACGTCGATGCCGTTGTGCATGCATTTCGGTAGCTCGGGAAACCCACCTTTCACCTCCAAGGAAGCGCCGATGGCGGTGATGATCGCACTGTTCGGCTGCAACTCGATGTACGCGACCGCTGACCTGGTCTTCTCGCCGGTATTCCATCGACACCCGAACCTAAAGATCGCGATGTCCGAGGGTGGTATCGGATGGATTCCCTACATGCTCGAAAGACTTGACGAAACCTGGGAACGTCACCGCTGGTATCAGAACATCAGTCATGACGCGCGACCGTCGGATCTTTTCCGTAAGCACATCTATGGGTGCTTCATCTCGGACCATGGTGGCATCAAGAATCGGCATGAGGTCGGCATTGACAACATCACCTGGGAATGCGACTACCCGCATTCGGATTCGAACTGGCCCAACAGTCGCAAGGTGGTCGAGGAAATGATGCTCGAGGTCCCCGACGAGGAGGTTCACAAGATGGTGGAACTCAACGCGCGAAAGCTGTTCAATTTCCCACGAGTTCAGTAG
- a CDS encoding pyruvate, phosphate dikinase, whose translation MVDLDRTVQLGRKILGGKAAGIVAMHEMGLPVPPAFALTTPVCARFQEYGPKIVDELWSEVEAAIGRLETSTGRVFGGADKPLLVSVRSGAPVSMPGMMDTILNLGINADVERGLVAFGGEEYASRTREAFDQQFNRIVGEAPSADPWDQLRTAIVAVFRSWRSERAFAYRRSRGIEDIGGTAVTVQAMVFGNLNEKSGTGVLFTRNPATGSGEPYGEWLSRGQGEDVVSGTHTPEPIDSLEVSMPAAYQQLLEHAARLEAATGDVQDVEFTVEDGRLWLLQTRSAKRSPFAAVRIAVGMQESGRIDKDGALRLVTPEQVRQVLLPQLDPVDVKSAEILASGLAACPGFASGVVFDDPDLAEDAAEEGVSVILCRETTSPDDVHGMIAAKALVTELGGRTSHAAVVSRDLGLPCVVGCGSGTLRGLTGSKITVDGSAGTIYAGELKLSARSESTDPDLAKLLTWARERTSLRVWTPDEAPADAVDGTSLTSAVAVEAALSTGVTDVVSDHPLPILLHAIAVETDATGRGEGR comes from the coding sequence TTGGTGGATCTGGACAGGACTGTCCAGCTGGGGCGAAAGATACTCGGGGGCAAGGCCGCCGGCATCGTCGCAATGCACGAAATGGGTCTGCCGGTGCCGCCGGCCTTCGCGCTTACCACGCCCGTCTGCGCACGATTTCAGGAGTATGGACCCAAGATCGTTGATGAGCTGTGGTCCGAGGTCGAGGCCGCGATCGGTCGACTGGAGACGTCGACGGGCAGGGTGTTCGGCGGGGCAGACAAGCCACTGTTGGTGTCGGTCCGGAGTGGAGCACCCGTGAGCATGCCAGGGATGATGGATACGATTCTCAACCTGGGTATCAATGCCGACGTCGAGCGGGGGCTCGTCGCATTCGGTGGCGAGGAATACGCGTCTCGTACTCGGGAGGCTTTCGATCAGCAGTTCAACCGTATCGTCGGCGAGGCGCCGTCAGCCGACCCGTGGGATCAGCTTCGCACCGCGATCGTCGCAGTGTTTCGTTCGTGGCGTAGTGAACGCGCATTCGCCTATCGCCGCAGCCGCGGAATCGAAGATATCGGCGGGACCGCCGTTACCGTGCAGGCGATGGTCTTCGGGAACTTGAATGAGAAATCCGGTACGGGCGTTTTGTTCACCCGCAACCCCGCAACCGGTTCCGGCGAGCCGTACGGGGAGTGGCTGTCACGAGGCCAGGGTGAGGATGTCGTATCCGGTACGCACACGCCGGAACCCATCGATTCTCTGGAGGTCTCTATGCCGGCTGCGTATCAACAGTTGCTTGAACACGCCGCACGGCTCGAGGCAGCCACCGGTGACGTGCAAGATGTCGAATTTACGGTCGAAGACGGACGGCTGTGGCTGCTCCAGACCCGATCGGCGAAGAGGTCACCGTTCGCGGCGGTGCGAATAGCGGTCGGGATGCAGGAATCGGGGAGGATCGACAAGGATGGCGCGCTGCGTCTGGTGACACCCGAGCAGGTCCGTCAGGTACTGCTGCCGCAACTCGACCCTGTCGATGTGAAGAGTGCCGAGATATTGGCCTCAGGTCTTGCGGCGTGTCCGGGATTCGCCTCGGGGGTTGTGTTCGATGATCCGGATCTGGCCGAAGATGCTGCCGAGGAGGGTGTTTCGGTGATTCTGTGCCGGGAGACGACCAGTCCTGACGACGTTCACGGGATGATCGCCGCCAAAGCGCTTGTAACCGAACTGGGTGGCCGGACGTCTCATGCAGCGGTGGTCAGCCGGGATCTGGGGTTGCCGTGTGTGGTCGGGTGTGGGAGCGGAACGCTTCGTGGGTTGACGGGTTCGAAGATCACCGTCGACGGCAGCGCGGGGACGATCTACGCCGGCGAGTTAAAATTGTCCGCGCGATCGGAGTCCACCGATCCCGATCTCGCGAAACTGTTGACGTGGGCTCGCGAGCGCACATCGCTTCGGGTCTGGACTCCGGACGAGGCCCCGGCAGACGCCGTCGACGGAACCTCGTTGACGTCTGCCGTGGCGGTAGAGGCGGCACTGTCAACGGGTGTGACAGACGTTGTCTCCGACCATCCGTTGCCAATCCTGTTACACGCCATTGCGGTTGAGACGGATGCGACGGGGCGGGGTGAGGGTCGATGA
- a CDS encoding acetyl-CoA C-acetyltransferase encodes MAEAVIVAAARTPIGRAFKGSLTAARGDDLSAAAIRSAMEQVPQLDPTEINDLIVGCGAPGGEQGFNLARVVAVLLGWDSVPGTTVTRYCASSLQAARMAMHAIRAGEGDVFVIAGVETVSRSRRGTSDSPPVPEDRDPRDRAANPWVNAAFAAAQSRSRARAAGAIESWSDPRESGELPDVYIAMGQTAENVAQIDAVSRKDQDEFAALSQQRTGRAIASGFWHREITPYTLPNGSTVDADDCPRPDSTVEKLSELKPVFRSEGTVTAGNACPLNDGAAALVIMSDQRARELRIDPLARIVSTGLTALSPEIMGLGPVDATRQALSRAGMTIADVDLFEINEAFASQVVASCRRLDLDMGKVNINGGAIAVGHPFGMTGARIATTLINSLRWHNASVGVETMCVGGGQGMAMVLERMAD; translated from the coding sequence GTGGCCGAAGCCGTAATCGTCGCAGCTGCACGCACACCCATCGGACGAGCGTTCAAAGGCTCCCTGACGGCAGCGCGTGGTGACGACTTGTCCGCCGCGGCAATACGGAGCGCGATGGAGCAGGTACCGCAACTCGACCCCACTGAGATCAACGACTTGATCGTGGGATGCGGAGCGCCCGGCGGAGAACAAGGATTCAATCTGGCCCGTGTGGTCGCAGTGCTACTCGGCTGGGACTCGGTCCCCGGGACGACTGTGACGAGATACTGCGCGTCAAGTCTGCAGGCCGCTCGGATGGCCATGCACGCGATCCGCGCCGGCGAGGGCGACGTGTTCGTCATCGCCGGAGTGGAGACTGTCAGTCGATCGCGACGTGGCACGAGCGACAGTCCACCGGTGCCCGAGGACCGTGATCCACGCGACCGCGCTGCGAACCCGTGGGTCAACGCCGCGTTCGCGGCGGCTCAGTCCCGAAGTCGGGCACGCGCGGCCGGAGCCATCGAAAGCTGGTCAGATCCAAGAGAGTCCGGAGAGTTGCCGGATGTCTACATAGCCATGGGCCAGACCGCAGAGAACGTCGCACAGATCGATGCCGTCTCCCGCAAAGATCAGGACGAGTTCGCCGCGTTATCCCAGCAGCGGACCGGGCGTGCCATCGCCTCAGGCTTCTGGCACCGCGAGATCACGCCCTACACCTTGCCGAACGGATCGACGGTCGACGCTGACGACTGCCCACGTCCCGACAGCACGGTCGAGAAGCTGAGCGAACTCAAACCCGTTTTCCGAAGCGAGGGAACCGTCACTGCAGGGAACGCCTGTCCACTGAATGATGGGGCGGCGGCACTGGTGATCATGAGCGATCAGCGAGCCAGAGAACTCCGAATCGACCCACTTGCCAGAATCGTGTCCACCGGCCTGACCGCGCTCTCGCCCGAAATCATGGGCCTCGGACCGGTCGATGCCACCCGGCAGGCTCTTTCCCGCGCAGGTATGACGATCGCAGACGTCGACCTCTTCGAGATCAACGAGGCCTTTGCCTCCCAAGTGGTCGCGAGTTGCCGTCGACTGGACCTCGACATGGGCAAGGTCAACATCAATGGCGGAGCGATCGCGGTCGGGCACCCGTTCGGCATGACCGGCGCCAGAATCGCGACAACGCTGATCAATTCACTGCGTTGGCACAACGCATCCGTGGGCGTCGAGACGATGTGTGTGGGTGGCGGCCAGGGTATGGCAATGGTGTTGGAGCGAATGGCGGACTGA
- a CDS encoding acyl-CoA thioesterase II has product MSATLDLLIELLDVKQLDENVYEGMTLDGSLPRVFGGLVAGQALNAASKTVSAGKIPISIRSEFLRPGRPGESIRYEIERSRDSRAFSNRRVSACQAGRLIFEMQASYHHPEAGLSHQYDAPRSIAPLDTPRIATLAALSPDEWPSLYRDWESMEIRYVPKKHIAGEATDTGVASHSQVWLRTNGPVHGGQALHSSILACASDLTLLSVSLVPHGVSHAHPGFLVASLDHCLWFHREFRMDEWLLYDQTSPSAHAGRSICHGRFFTEGGLHVATVMQEGLVRRVG; this is encoded by the coding sequence ATGTCGGCCACTTTAGATCTTTTGATCGAGTTGCTCGACGTCAAGCAACTCGATGAGAACGTGTACGAGGGAATGACGCTTGACGGGTCGCTACCGCGCGTGTTCGGTGGTCTGGTAGCCGGACAAGCGCTCAATGCCGCCTCGAAAACGGTGTCGGCAGGGAAGATTCCCATCTCGATTCGCTCTGAGTTCTTACGACCGGGTAGGCCGGGTGAATCGATTCGGTATGAGATCGAACGATCCCGCGACAGTCGCGCCTTCTCGAATCGGAGGGTCAGCGCCTGCCAGGCAGGCAGGCTCATCTTCGAGATGCAGGCGTCATATCACCATCCGGAGGCAGGCCTGAGTCATCAGTACGATGCGCCGAGATCGATTGCGCCGTTGGATACACCACGGATCGCCACGTTGGCGGCGCTGAGTCCCGATGAGTGGCCGAGCCTTTACCGGGATTGGGAGTCCATGGAGATTCGCTATGTCCCAAAGAAACACATTGCCGGAGAGGCCACCGACACCGGCGTGGCGTCGCATTCCCAGGTGTGGCTTCGAACCAACGGCCCGGTTCACGGTGGTCAGGCGTTACACAGCAGCATTCTCGCCTGTGCGTCAGATCTCACGTTGCTGTCGGTTTCGCTTGTTCCGCACGGGGTGTCTCATGCACATCCTGGATTCCTGGTCGCGTCATTGGATCATTGCCTCTGGTTTCATCGGGAGTTCCGGATGGACGAGTGGCTCCTCTATGACCAGACTTCACCCTCGGCGCACGCGGGCCGAAGCATCTGCCACGGGCGATTCTTCACCGAGGGTGGACTTCACGTGGCCACCGTCATGCAGGAAGGCCTGGTACGGCGGGTGGGATGA
- a CDS encoding enoyl-CoA hydratase/isomerase family protein: MSVQTVLKIENDGPVRIITMNRPRDFNAADAQMHRELASVWDEVALDASVGAVVLTGAGRAFSAGGDFPRMIATQNDPSIQDEVFGEARRTVLGMLNLPQPLVAAVNGPAVGLGASLVALSDLAVAADDAFLCDPHLEVGLVPADGAAFLWPLMAGLSRAKEFVFLGERISAASALEFGLINRVVPRDETLPVAVELAHRLAQVPRRAMQDTKRLMNQSAAQMVSTSLDYAIAAERQSVTSPEHVARVAALVDGSRKRAKG, from the coding sequence ATGAGCGTTCAAACAGTGCTCAAGATCGAGAATGACGGGCCGGTTCGGATCATCACAATGAACCGCCCCCGCGACTTCAACGCAGCAGACGCGCAGATGCACCGTGAACTGGCGAGTGTCTGGGACGAGGTTGCACTGGATGCGTCGGTGGGTGCGGTGGTGCTCACAGGCGCGGGGCGTGCGTTCAGCGCAGGCGGTGACTTCCCCAGGATGATTGCAACGCAGAATGACCCGAGCATTCAGGATGAAGTCTTCGGCGAGGCGCGGAGAACGGTTCTGGGTATGCTGAACCTGCCGCAGCCTCTGGTCGCCGCCGTGAACGGTCCCGCGGTGGGACTGGGGGCGAGCCTCGTGGCCCTCAGTGACCTGGCGGTCGCTGCCGATGACGCGTTTCTCTGCGATCCGCATCTGGAGGTGGGCCTGGTTCCTGCGGACGGTGCGGCGTTTTTGTGGCCGCTGATGGCAGGACTCTCCCGGGCGAAGGAGTTTGTCTTCCTCGGTGAGCGGATCAGTGCCGCCAGCGCGCTGGAGTTCGGACTGATCAACCGCGTTGTACCGCGAGACGAGACTCTACCGGTGGCCGTCGAGCTTGCACACCGGCTCGCTCAGGTGCCCCGACGTGCGATGCAAGACACCAAACGTCTGATGAATCAATCTGCTGCACAGATGGTTTCGACGTCCCTGGACTACGCAATCGCCGCTGAGCGACAGAGTGTCACCTCGCCCGAGCACGTCGCGAGGGTTGCAGCCCTCGTCGACGGCTCGAGGAAGCGGGCGAAGGGTTAG